One window of Puntigrus tetrazona isolate hp1 chromosome 14, ASM1883169v1, whole genome shotgun sequence genomic DNA carries:
- the kdm2ab gene encoding lysine-specific demethylase 2A isoform X3 encodes MEEESSRYSKRLRTGTRRRYQDDGISDDEIEGKRSFDLEEKLHSDRYNSELVKIMEGKDFTLEYIQREGLRDPIIFKKADGLGIEMPDPDFSVSDVKLFVGSRRMVDVMDVTTQKGIEMSMGQWRRYYETPASEREKLYNVISLEFSHTKLEHLVKRPTSVDMIDWVDNMWPRHLKERQRDSTNAIIDMQYPKVQKYCLMSVEGCFTDFHIDFGGTSVWYHILRGRKVFWLIPPTPQNLELYENWVLSGKQGDIFLGDKVTMCQRIELKQGYTFMIPSGWIHAVYTPMDTLVFGGNFLHSFNIPMQLNIYNIEDRTRVPAKFRYPFYFEMCWYVLERYLYCLTNTSHLTPEFQKHSLGIGLKKEDVIKQGFDGQEENVVKEEKEEMVKEEPEEEAASPPRPGVKVHLTPFELEGLWELLHKLEELPAHKKCVPAGIRNAPALLSDIRNLLEEHANDDPKLSYTGKPIVKWPKRPSWYEPPPPPLSLLYRPRAPGSTPILPPVPRPVKPSSSISALRRRRVRCKRCEACLRTECGDCNYCRDMRKFGGPGRLKKSCVLRQCLAPALPLTAVCAICKEGYQESEDSESVQTLMECSECAQITHPECIKVPGEGIINKDLPSCWECPKCVQGKKTESSSSSEEETDSSVSNGSRLSGPPAKRAYREGIGVGGLRRDRRSRPPLSPSSLPLTRSRRQPPPSQRLLLQHQQNRRRAGALELHLRKRIKLERNKILQSTRSSVSLSPKLLRQRSLERGGVVRPGHGRSISRGRAMPPCRGRGVRLRGGGRGGGLRERMEMEVERDDAVEGEQDERKENGQYNGKENRPQRRGGKAGEDENGEGHRNGESEGSSEGGEPTPSDTSVVLNDDVRGQGSCVTVTLQPSRGRRDPSAIVPKLEANLSSRSLPQNHKALLRPPLRNGAPRSDSPHSPADRLHVNKSHALSSSPHTLTRSASKHTHTVRSLRSNFKEAPHRLTRERIGKKTRSEKAKSSDSCSSSTLRPSAEQNGGNEPGWEREVWVSVFRYLTRAELCVCMAVCKSWYKWGCDKRLWTRISLSRCRSISPQALTGIIKRQPVTLDLSWANICKKQLSWLINRLPGLKDLVLSGCNWASVSALSSPSCPLLRSLDLSWADGVKDAQIRELLNPPELEKLGTKTNLTDRSSAESGGRQNKAKELIKTLIGLMKKRTPLYWTEGSDNRSKMKNMQCLWLCGLEVTEATLRLIIRHMPLLTRLELSHCPITDGALNLLSAVGSSTRNTLTHLNLAGCSRLTDRCLVYLRRLSCLSVLDLRGCKGVSRQACESFISELSVNALYCLSDDKLIQRIS; translated from the exons ATGGAAGAGGAGAGTTCCCGTTATAGCAAACGCCTG CGGACTGGCACGCGACGGCGTTATCAAGATGATGGCATTTCAGACGATGAAATCGAAGGGAAGCGGTCCTTTGACCTCGAAGAGAAACTCCATAGTGACCGATACAACTCTGAACTGGTCAAAATTATGGAAGGGAAAG ACTTCACCTTGGAATACATCCAACGGGAGGGACTCCGGGACCCCATAATCTTCAAGAAAGCAGATGGTCTTGGCATAGA AATGCCTGACCCTGACTTTAGTGTCAGTGATGTGAAATTGTTTGTGG GCAGTCGCAGGATGGTTGACGTGATGGATGTGACCACTCAAAAAGGCATTGAGATGTCAATGGGGCAGTGGAGGAGATACTACGAGACGCCGGCATCTGAACGTGAAAAACTCTACAATGTGATCAGCCTGGAGTTCAGTCACACAAAACTTGAACATCTAGTCAAGAGACCTACCTCG GTTGATATGATTGACTGGGTGGACAACATGTGGCCACGGCATcttaaagaaagacagagagactcCACCAATGCGATTATAGACATGCAGTACCCTAAAGTACAgaa GTATTGTCTGATGAGTGTCGAGGGATGCTTCACAGATTTCCACATAGACTTTGGGGGCACATCAGTCTGGTATCACATCCTCAGGGGAAGGAAG GTGTTCTGGTTGATCCCGCCCACACCTCAGAACCTGGAGCTCTATGAGAACTGGGTGTTGTCAGGGAAACAGGGTGACATCTTCCTCGGCGATAAAGTCACGATGTGCCAACGGATTGAACTGAAGCAAGGCTACACATTCATGATCCCCTCAG ggtGGATCCATGCAGTTTACACTCCAATGGATACTCTGGTGTTTGGGGGAAACTTTCTGCACAGTTTTAACATTCCCATGCAGCTCAACATTTACAACATTGAGGACCGCACACGG GTCCCTGCTAAGTTTCGCTATCCTTTCTACTTTGAGATGTGCTGGTACGTGTTGGAGCGTTACTTGTACTGTCTGACCAACACGTCTCACCTCACACCCGAGTTCCAGAAGCACTCGCTGGGCATCG GGCTGAAGAAGGAAGATGTGATTAAACAAGGCTTTGACGGTCAAGAAGAAAACGTAGtgaaggaggagaaggaggagatgGTGAAAGAGGAGCCGGAGGAAGAGGCAGCATCTCCTCCTCGTCCAGGGGTGAAAGTTCACCTGACGCCCTTCGAGCTGGAAGGACTCTGGGAATTACTGCACAAGTTGGAGGAGTTACCAGCACACAAGAAATGTGTTCCAGCAGGCATCAGAAACGCCCCAGCACTGCTCAGTGACATTAGA AATCTGCTAGAGGAACATGCCAATGATGACCCCAAACTGTCTTACACTGGAAAACCAATCGTCAAATGGCCCAAAAGG CCCTCATGGTATGAGCCTCCGCCGCCGCCTCTGTCTCTGCTGTACCGCCCGCGCGCTCCCGGCTCAACCCCCATCCTCCCGCCGGTTCCTCGACCCGTGAAGCCGTCTTCCTCCATCTCGGCCCTGAGACGCAGACGCGTGCGCTGCAAACGCTGCGAGGCCTGTCTGCGCACCGAGTGCGGCGACTGCAACTACTGTAGGGACATGAGGAAGTTTGGAGGACCAGGCAGACTCAAGAAGAGCTGTGTTCTCCGTCAGTGTCTTGCA CCGGCGCTACCTCTTACTGCAGTGTGTGCCATATGTAAGGAAGGCTATCAGGAGTCTGAAGACTCGGAGTCTGTCCAAACGCTCATGGAATGCTCCGAATGCGCTCAGATCACTCATCCAGAATGTATAAAG GTGCCCGGTGAGGGTATTATTAATAAGGACCTTCCCAGCTGTTGGGAATGTCCAAAATGTGTCCAGGGCAAGAAAACAGAG TCTTCCAGTAGTAGCGAGGAGGAGACGGACAGCAGCGTGTCCAACGGCAGTCGCCTGTCTGGTCCTCCAGCTAAGCGGGCATACAGAGAGGGGATCGGGGTGGGGGGTCTGCGTAGGGACCGCAGAAGTCGCCCGCCCCTCTCcccctcctccctccctctGACCCGCTCCAGACGACAGCCGCCTCCTTCCCAGAGACTCCTGCTGCAGCACCAGCAGAACAGGAGGAGAGCAGGAGCGCTGGAGTTACACCTCAGGAAAAGG ataaAATTAGAAAGGAACAAAATCCTCCAGTCG ACCCGttcatctgtctctctttctccaaaGCTCCTGCGTCAGCGGAGTCTGGAGAGAGGGGGCGTAGTCAGACCGGGGCACGGTCGGAGCATTTCCCGTGGCCGAGCGATGCCCCCCTGTCGCGGAAGAGGGGTACGACTCCGAGGCGGTGGCCGAGGGGGAGGCCTGAGAGAACGAATGGAGATGGAGGTTGAAAGAGATGACGCCGTAGAAGGGGAACAGGACGAGAGGAAAGAGAACGGACAGTACAACGGTAAAGAGAACCGTCCTCAGAGACGAGGGGGTAAAGCTGGTGAAGACGAGAACGGAGAAGGTCATCGAAATGGAGAGAGCGAGGGGAGCAGCGAGGGAGGTGAGCCGACTCCATCTGACACTTCTGTGGTGCTAAATGATGATGTCAGAGGCCAGGGGTCCTGCGTCACAGTGACATTACAGCCATCGAGGGGTCGGCGCGACCCTAGCGCCATTGTTCCCAAACTGGAAGCCAACTTGTCTTCTAGAAGCCTTCCGCAAAATCACAAAGCCCTGCTCCGTCCCCCGCTACGAAACGGCGCCCCTCGGTCAGACAGTCCTCATTCGCCCGCCGACAGGTTGCACGTTAACAAATCACATGCCCTTTCATCATCGCCGCACACTCTGACCCGAAGcgcatccaaacacacacacacggtgcgGAGTCTGAGATCAAATTTCAAAGAGGCCCCTCACCGGCTGACTCGAGAGAGGATCGGGAAAAAGACTCGATCGGAGAAGGCAAAATCCTCAGACTCTTGTTCCAGCTCCACCTTGCGGCCCTCAGCGGAGCAGAACGGAGGGAACGAGCCGGGCTGGGAGAGAGAGGTTTGGGTATCCGTGTTCCGATACTTGACTCGGGCGGAGCTGTGTGTTTGCATGGCTGTTTGCAAGAGTTGGTACAAATG GGGCTGTGACAAGCGTTTATGGACGCGGATCAGTCTGAGCCGCTGCCGCTCTATAAGTCCTCAAGCCCTCACGGGCATCATCAAACGGCAGCCTGTAACACTGGACCTCTCCTGGGCCAACATCTGCAAGAAGCAGCTCAGCTGGCTCATCAACCGCCTGCCAG GCCTTAAAGATCTGGTGCTATCAGGGTGTAATTGGGCGTCAGTCTCAGCACTGAGCTCTCCAAGCTGTCCTTTACTACGCTCTTTAGACCTGAGCTGGGCGGACGGCGTCAAAGATGCACAAATCAGGGAGCTGCTGAACCCACCAG aATTGGAGAAACTGGGCACCAAGACAAATCTCACCGATAGATCCTCTGCAGAGAGTGGGGGTCGTCAAAACAAGGccaaagagctgataaaaacattaatcgGTTTAATGAAGAAAAGAACTCCTCTGTATTGgactgagg GCAGTGACAACCGTTCCAAGATGAAGAACATGCAGTGCTTGTGGCTGTGCGGCCTGGAGGTGACCGAAGCCACGCTGAGGCTGATCATCAGACACATGCCTCTGCTCACTCGTCTGGAGCTCTCTCACTGTCCCATCACAGATGGTGCTCTCAACCTCCTCAGCGCCGTGGGCTCCTCCACGcgcaacacactcacacacctcaACTTAGCAG GTTGCAGCCGTCTGACGGACCGGTGTCTGGTGTACCTGCGGCGCTTGTCCTGTCTCTCCGTGCTGGACCTGCGCGGCTGCAAAGGGGTCTCGCGGCAGGCGTGCGAAAGCTTTATCTCCGAGCTGTCCGTCAATGCCCTCTACTGCCTATCAGATGACAAGCTCATCCAGAGGATATCGTAA
- the kdm2ab gene encoding lysine-specific demethylase 2A isoform X2 yields MEEESSRYSKRLRTGTRRRYQDDGISDDEIEGKRSFDLEEKLHSDRYNSELVKIMEGKDFTLEYIQREGLRDPIIFKKADGLGIEMPDPDFSVSDVKLFVGSRRMVDVMDVTTQKGIEMSMGQWRRYYETPASEREKLYNVISLEFSHTKLEHLVKRPTSVDMIDWVDNMWPRHLKERQRDSTNAIIDMQYPKVQKYCLMSVEGCFTDFHIDFGGTSVWYHILRGRKVFWLIPPTPQNLELYENWVLSGKQGDIFLGDKVTMCQRIELKQGYTFMIPSGWIHAVYTPMDTLVFGGNFLHSFNIPMQLNIYNIEDRTRVRTQSSTRLFSLQTFSHSFSLLSSQVPAKFRYPFYFEMCWYVLERYLYCLTNTSHLTPEFQKHSLGIGLKKEDVIKQGFDGQEENVVKEEKEEMVKEEPEEEAASPPRPGVKVHLTPFELEGLWELLHKLEELPAHKKCVPAGIRNAPALLSDIRNLLEEHANDDPKLSYTGKPIVKWPKRPSWYEPPPPPLSLLYRPRAPGSTPILPPVPRPVKPSSSISALRRRRVRCKRCEACLRTECGDCNYCRDMRKFGGPGRLKKSCVLRQCLAPALPLTAVCAICKEGYQESEDSESVQTLMECSECAQITHPECIKVPGEGIINKDLPSCWECPKCVQGKKTESSSSSEEETDSSVSNGSRLSGPPAKRAYREGIGVGGLRRDRRSRPPLSPSSLPLTRSRRQPPPSQRLLLQHQQNRRRAGALELHLRKRIKLERNKILQSLLRQRSLERGGVVRPGHGRSISRGRAMPPCRGRGVRLRGGGRGGGLRERMEMEVERDDAVEGEQDERKENGQYNGKENRPQRRGGKAGEDENGEGHRNGESEGSSEGGEPTPSDTSVVLNDDVRGQGSCVTVTLQPSRGRRDPSAIVPKLEANLSSRSLPQNHKALLRPPLRNGAPRSDSPHSPADRLHVNKSHALSSSPHTLTRSASKHTHTVRSLRSNFKEAPHRLTRERIGKKTRSEKAKSSDSCSSSTLRPSAEQNGGNEPGWEREVWVSVFRYLTRAELCVCMAVCKSWYKWGCDKRLWTRISLSRCRSISPQALTGIIKRQPVTLDLSWANICKKQLSWLINRLPGLKDLVLSGCNWASVSALSSPSCPLLRSLDLSWADGVKDAQIRELLNPPELEKLGTKTNLTDRSSAESGGRQNKAKELIKTLIGLMKKRTPLYWTEGSDNRSKMKNMQCLWLCGLEVTEATLRLIIRHMPLLTRLELSHCPITDGALNLLSAVGSSTRNTLTHLNLAGCSRLTDRCLVYLRRLSCLSVLDLRGCKGVSRQACESFISELSVNALYCLSDDKLIQRIS; encoded by the exons ATGGAAGAGGAGAGTTCCCGTTATAGCAAACGCCTG CGGACTGGCACGCGACGGCGTTATCAAGATGATGGCATTTCAGACGATGAAATCGAAGGGAAGCGGTCCTTTGACCTCGAAGAGAAACTCCATAGTGACCGATACAACTCTGAACTGGTCAAAATTATGGAAGGGAAAG ACTTCACCTTGGAATACATCCAACGGGAGGGACTCCGGGACCCCATAATCTTCAAGAAAGCAGATGGTCTTGGCATAGA AATGCCTGACCCTGACTTTAGTGTCAGTGATGTGAAATTGTTTGTGG GCAGTCGCAGGATGGTTGACGTGATGGATGTGACCACTCAAAAAGGCATTGAGATGTCAATGGGGCAGTGGAGGAGATACTACGAGACGCCGGCATCTGAACGTGAAAAACTCTACAATGTGATCAGCCTGGAGTTCAGTCACACAAAACTTGAACATCTAGTCAAGAGACCTACCTCG GTTGATATGATTGACTGGGTGGACAACATGTGGCCACGGCATcttaaagaaagacagagagactcCACCAATGCGATTATAGACATGCAGTACCCTAAAGTACAgaa GTATTGTCTGATGAGTGTCGAGGGATGCTTCACAGATTTCCACATAGACTTTGGGGGCACATCAGTCTGGTATCACATCCTCAGGGGAAGGAAG GTGTTCTGGTTGATCCCGCCCACACCTCAGAACCTGGAGCTCTATGAGAACTGGGTGTTGTCAGGGAAACAGGGTGACATCTTCCTCGGCGATAAAGTCACGATGTGCCAACGGATTGAACTGAAGCAAGGCTACACATTCATGATCCCCTCAG ggtGGATCCATGCAGTTTACACTCCAATGGATACTCTGGTGTTTGGGGGAAACTTTCTGCACAGTTTTAACATTCCCATGCAGCTCAACATTTACAACATTGAGGACCGCACACGGGTGAGGACTCAATCAAGCACTCGTTTATTCTCTTTACAAActttttctcactctttctcactGTTGTCCTCGCAGGTCCCTGCTAAGTTTCGCTATCCTTTCTACTTTGAGATGTGCTGGTACGTGTTGGAGCGTTACTTGTACTGTCTGACCAACACGTCTCACCTCACACCCGAGTTCCAGAAGCACTCGCTGGGCATCG GGCTGAAGAAGGAAGATGTGATTAAACAAGGCTTTGACGGTCAAGAAGAAAACGTAGtgaaggaggagaaggaggagatgGTGAAAGAGGAGCCGGAGGAAGAGGCAGCATCTCCTCCTCGTCCAGGGGTGAAAGTTCACCTGACGCCCTTCGAGCTGGAAGGACTCTGGGAATTACTGCACAAGTTGGAGGAGTTACCAGCACACAAGAAATGTGTTCCAGCAGGCATCAGAAACGCCCCAGCACTGCTCAGTGACATTAGA AATCTGCTAGAGGAACATGCCAATGATGACCCCAAACTGTCTTACACTGGAAAACCAATCGTCAAATGGCCCAAAAGG CCCTCATGGTATGAGCCTCCGCCGCCGCCTCTGTCTCTGCTGTACCGCCCGCGCGCTCCCGGCTCAACCCCCATCCTCCCGCCGGTTCCTCGACCCGTGAAGCCGTCTTCCTCCATCTCGGCCCTGAGACGCAGACGCGTGCGCTGCAAACGCTGCGAGGCCTGTCTGCGCACCGAGTGCGGCGACTGCAACTACTGTAGGGACATGAGGAAGTTTGGAGGACCAGGCAGACTCAAGAAGAGCTGTGTTCTCCGTCAGTGTCTTGCA CCGGCGCTACCTCTTACTGCAGTGTGTGCCATATGTAAGGAAGGCTATCAGGAGTCTGAAGACTCGGAGTCTGTCCAAACGCTCATGGAATGCTCCGAATGCGCTCAGATCACTCATCCAGAATGTATAAAG GTGCCCGGTGAGGGTATTATTAATAAGGACCTTCCCAGCTGTTGGGAATGTCCAAAATGTGTCCAGGGCAAGAAAACAGAG TCTTCCAGTAGTAGCGAGGAGGAGACGGACAGCAGCGTGTCCAACGGCAGTCGCCTGTCTGGTCCTCCAGCTAAGCGGGCATACAGAGAGGGGATCGGGGTGGGGGGTCTGCGTAGGGACCGCAGAAGTCGCCCGCCCCTCTCcccctcctccctccctctGACCCGCTCCAGACGACAGCCGCCTCCTTCCCAGAGACTCCTGCTGCAGCACCAGCAGAACAGGAGGAGAGCAGGAGCGCTGGAGTTACACCTCAGGAAAAGG ataaAATTAGAAAGGAACAAAATCCTCCAGTCG CTCCTGCGTCAGCGGAGTCTGGAGAGAGGGGGCGTAGTCAGACCGGGGCACGGTCGGAGCATTTCCCGTGGCCGAGCGATGCCCCCCTGTCGCGGAAGAGGGGTACGACTCCGAGGCGGTGGCCGAGGGGGAGGCCTGAGAGAACGAATGGAGATGGAGGTTGAAAGAGATGACGCCGTAGAAGGGGAACAGGACGAGAGGAAAGAGAACGGACAGTACAACGGTAAAGAGAACCGTCCTCAGAGACGAGGGGGTAAAGCTGGTGAAGACGAGAACGGAGAAGGTCATCGAAATGGAGAGAGCGAGGGGAGCAGCGAGGGAGGTGAGCCGACTCCATCTGACACTTCTGTGGTGCTAAATGATGATGTCAGAGGCCAGGGGTCCTGCGTCACAGTGACATTACAGCCATCGAGGGGTCGGCGCGACCCTAGCGCCATTGTTCCCAAACTGGAAGCCAACTTGTCTTCTAGAAGCCTTCCGCAAAATCACAAAGCCCTGCTCCGTCCCCCGCTACGAAACGGCGCCCCTCGGTCAGACAGTCCTCATTCGCCCGCCGACAGGTTGCACGTTAACAAATCACATGCCCTTTCATCATCGCCGCACACTCTGACCCGAAGcgcatccaaacacacacacacggtgcgGAGTCTGAGATCAAATTTCAAAGAGGCCCCTCACCGGCTGACTCGAGAGAGGATCGGGAAAAAGACTCGATCGGAGAAGGCAAAATCCTCAGACTCTTGTTCCAGCTCCACCTTGCGGCCCTCAGCGGAGCAGAACGGAGGGAACGAGCCGGGCTGGGAGAGAGAGGTTTGGGTATCCGTGTTCCGATACTTGACTCGGGCGGAGCTGTGTGTTTGCATGGCTGTTTGCAAGAGTTGGTACAAATG GGGCTGTGACAAGCGTTTATGGACGCGGATCAGTCTGAGCCGCTGCCGCTCTATAAGTCCTCAAGCCCTCACGGGCATCATCAAACGGCAGCCTGTAACACTGGACCTCTCCTGGGCCAACATCTGCAAGAAGCAGCTCAGCTGGCTCATCAACCGCCTGCCAG GCCTTAAAGATCTGGTGCTATCAGGGTGTAATTGGGCGTCAGTCTCAGCACTGAGCTCTCCAAGCTGTCCTTTACTACGCTCTTTAGACCTGAGCTGGGCGGACGGCGTCAAAGATGCACAAATCAGGGAGCTGCTGAACCCACCAG aATTGGAGAAACTGGGCACCAAGACAAATCTCACCGATAGATCCTCTGCAGAGAGTGGGGGTCGTCAAAACAAGGccaaagagctgataaaaacattaatcgGTTTAATGAAGAAAAGAACTCCTCTGTATTGgactgagg GCAGTGACAACCGTTCCAAGATGAAGAACATGCAGTGCTTGTGGCTGTGCGGCCTGGAGGTGACCGAAGCCACGCTGAGGCTGATCATCAGACACATGCCTCTGCTCACTCGTCTGGAGCTCTCTCACTGTCCCATCACAGATGGTGCTCTCAACCTCCTCAGCGCCGTGGGCTCCTCCACGcgcaacacactcacacacctcaACTTAGCAG GTTGCAGCCGTCTGACGGACCGGTGTCTGGTGTACCTGCGGCGCTTGTCCTGTCTCTCCGTGCTGGACCTGCGCGGCTGCAAAGGGGTCTCGCGGCAGGCGTGCGAAAGCTTTATCTCCGAGCTGTCCGTCAATGCCCTCTACTGCCTATCAGATGACAAGCTCATCCAGAGGATATCGTAA